From the genome of Oryza glaberrima chromosome 1, OglaRS2, whole genome shotgun sequence:
TCCCATGAGATCAGGAAACAAAAGATGAGCTCTTGCCGCAAACACTTCTAGATATAGTGCTTTCTTTTCAAGTTACAACCCCGGAAAAGTTCAGCATAATCTTTCATAATAGAACACTGGCTCTAAGCAGCAATAAAGGAAATCTGAACGTCAAGCGTCCATCTGTTCCTAGTTGAACCCTGCATAAGACCGAGGTTTGTAAGGTACAAATACAATCGGATCACCCAATTCATACATAAGGTACATGATTCAGTCGTATGACTAACCCAGTTTAAGGTCCAAGCCATTGCTTAGTGAGGTGGATCCACATTCCACATCCTTCAGAGTCTGTGCATGAGCAATCTGTGCAGGAAAATTACagagcaacatctaaaatactGAAGCATTTCAAAATctcagaaagaaacaaaaaggagGGTTTGAGAAATCAAACAAAAAGTTTTGGTCACTTTCTCTACCCACGTAACCCAATAGTAAGCTACTAGCGGCCACTGTAGGTAGGCTTCATGAGCTACCCTGCATAGTTTCATGTAGGTTGATGCAGTTGCTTTCACGAACTGAAAGCTATTCCACTTCCATGGTAAAGGAGTTCCATGAAAGGGTCTATATGTTCTAGGTTAGTATACTTTGTGTCTCTTTATGCCTTGTAATGGAGCACTGCTCTTGTCTAGCATCGGTCTACTGTGCCTGTGTATGTAGTACCATGAGTAGGGCATGCACGCTTCCTCTGAATGGTGCTTCTATAGTCCTATACTTGCGTCTATCTTTATACTGTATCCTATAGTCTGAAAAAGAGAACCAAATATCCAGGCACAGCAACAAAAGGGGAATAAATTTAAGACAAATCTACCATGGTTTTTCGATCTATTTTCtgtcttatttttatttttggaggGAAAGCTATGTATCTTGATCCGTCAACTAAAATAAACCAATGATTTCTCAGCTAACCATTCTTATAGGCTAGTATTTGCTTGTTTATCTCTAATTTAGAGATGAATTAAGATCTGAAGGCAAAACTACAGGACCAAGAACACCAAAGAACTTAGCTACCTGTTTGGATCAATGTCTTTCTTTGCACTTGTGGGTTCAATACTTATATGAAATTGCTGCCAAGTGCTATGTTTCTCACGAGTGTTTGCCTATCATCTGTCAACATTTGCCTATGAAGAACATTTACACAAGATTTCTTTTTGACcatttgaaaggaaaaattgatgatgacgatgataaTGAACTGACTAACAAACGAAGATAGTACAACTTGATAAATAGCCAGAATGATTATATTCTTTACCTTGTCGCACAGCCCGTACCGCTCCTCTTGTCGCCCCCTAATCTGCACGCAGATAATCGAAAAACACATGTATATTACTAGTGATGTTTGGTCTCGGTTCACAACGCAATCTGTAAATCTGTACAAGTGTCCTGACGGCACAGGTATGAATCGTATCAGAAGTGGGCCGTGTTTACGAAAGACGTACAATGTTCTGGAGGTAGCAGATCTCGCCTCCGATCTTGCGGTCCTTCTCGGAGCGCACCTTGCGCATGGCGGCCTCCAGATTGTGCTCCAGCGCCTCCAGCGACGGCACCGTGtactcctcgccgtcgtccaccgTCATGAACCTGCCAAAAACACAAAAGCACACACGATATCATGACGAGTGACATCGATCAGCTCGCATCGAGTTGCTTACCTCAGCTGTTTCTCCAGGAGGTCGCACATGCTGCCCACCTTCTCCAGCTCGGCGCGCCTCTCCTACATGCATGCGCGGTGccaaggaagagaaaaaaaaaaaacggcgcACGTTTATTTACTGGTGAGAAAACGCTCAAACAACTGATTACTACGCGCGTTGCGTTGTACTACGTGCTACGTACCTGCCTGATATCTGCCCAAACCTTGGTGTGCGTGGTGGCCTCGTACCTCTCGACAAACTCCCTCACGCTGCGCCAAGAAAGAAGCAGCAACGAAACGTGGATTAACCAACAATGTCAGGAGACAGCGCGCGCGCATATACATACGTGACGGATCGACAAGCGGATGTGTGGCAGGGCAGCTTACGAGGGGACGGTGGGGGAGAGGAAGTGGTAGAGCTTGCCGGaggcggagaagaggaggaggaggaggtcggcgtcgCAGAGGACGGCGAGCTCCCTTGCCTTCTTGAACAGGCCGTCCCTGCGCTTGTAGAAGGTGGACTGCCGCTGCGTGGGGTTCTCTATCCTCTTTATCTCGCTGCGCCCCCTCCCCATTCTGGCCGATCgaatcctccctctcctccccgcgACTCCGGCCGCCTTCCCGAACTCGCAACCGCGGCGCGGAGCAGGCGCTGCCCGTTACCGAGGCGTTGCGAGAATAAGGAAAGGTTCGCCGCTGTAGTGTATGTATGGGAGAGATTTTGCCCAGGGGATGCACGGTTATTTTTACTGTTTTAAAGAGGCagatggaggaagaggagaggagggggtgcGGGAAATGGACAAGATGGTCTAGTCCTGTTACATGTCAGGCGCCGCGTGCGTGGCTTTTGCTTCGCTGCAGGGGTGGTAGGGAGCATGGCTGAGAGCCTGAGACGGTAATATGTACGTGACATTTGCCAAAGCGACGGAGACGCGTCGAGGGCACAGGCACAGTGGGTTGCAGGGGGGGAGTCTGTTGCTCCCGCTTACGTTGTACTACTACTGTACTCCTGCGGGGCAGCACGTCGCGACTATAGCTCGAGAGTACTTCTACTGCATTTTGTTGGTTTCGAAACTATCTATCGGCTCAAAGCCCCTCAAGCGCGCTGAAGAGCCATCCCAGTATGGCCTTGTTTAGGCCccgtttatttttcaaaaacttttcacaaaaacatcacatcgaatttttggatgcatgtatgaagcattaaatataaataaaaaaaactaaatgcacggtttacatgtaaatcatgagacgaatcttttgagcataattagtccatgattagccataagtgctacagtaacccatatgtgctaatgacagcttaattaggctcaaaagattcgtttcgcggtttccaggcgagttatgaaattactttttttattcgtgtccgaaaacccctttcgacatccgatcaaacgtttgatgtgacatccaaaagtTTTAATTGAGGaaaattttaagtttgtttgtcacatcgaacatacggacacacatttaaaatattaaatttagtctaataataaaacaaattacggATTTCGCCAGATTACGGATTTcgccagaaaactgcgagatgaatttattaagcctaattaatccatcattaacaaatatttactgtaataccatattttcaaatcatggcgcaagtaagcttaaaaaattcatcttgcaattttacacgcaatctgtgtaattggtttttttctaaatttaatactatatgcatgtgtccaaacattcgatgtgacaacgtgaaaatttttattttggtaactAAACAGAGCTATGCCACTGTACGTGTAGACCGTTACATTTTCACATAGAACATAAATACGTTTTTCAGTTCCTAAGCACACTCAGTATTAAGTATAGTCGTATACTATTTGCTATACTCCGTTTCGGTAGGTCTGAGGGGGTGAATAATTGAGCACACCTGGGTGCAAAATTGATAAGAGCATCCTCAACAGCTCATCTAAATTCCATCTTCCATACTCTTATTTAGATAGTCATCCAAAAAAATTCCTACtctatattatttttcattccAACAGATCATCCATATTATATCCTATATTTTACTAATTTTTACAACTACCACATATGTATCACCACTCTAACAAAATTTCCCACCTTTATCTCTTCACTCCCcacctttctctcttctccaccGCCGATCTCCCtgcctttctctcttctctaccgccggcgccgagaggacggggaggacgagggccgaccggaggggtggccggcgggtccatctccctcctcctcccgccgatggcccgtcgccaccaccacccagtctctgcgaaggggcggcgcgagcggcggagggGTGGCGGTCGGCGGGGCAGAGGGGCGGCGGGGTCAGAGGAGTGGCGCGGGCAGCAGAGGGGCAACAAAGGAGCGGTGGGGCAGAGGGGCGGTGGGGTCAGAAGAGCGGCAGTGCCGGCGGAGACCCCgagcgacggggacggcggcgacctcacTACCAGATCTGCTGCCTCTCCACCTCTACTCTGGCGATCTCCACCTCCAAATCCGGTATGCACCTCCTCTCTCCCACGGAATGCAGTTCATATGGTGGCACGAGGTCGGCAGTTGAGGATGGTGTGAGGGGAGAGAACCTCCATATTTAGCTTGGGAAGGACGCGGTTTGGAGGTCCTCTAAAAATGGCGTGTGTGATGGAAGGTCTGCTGGAGCGTTGTTTTTCACCTCCATGCGCCAAAAAGAGGATGGAGGACCGGATAGAGGAGCTGCTGGGGATGCTCTAAGGACAGATATCCGCGCGCACTCCCCCCACGCAGCTCAGCCGCATGACACGCGTGGAAAGGAGACGGCGGAAGGGCGCGGGGAAAGAGGGCACGTGGcagtttttcctcttttttctcctttttttttagtatttttcgTTTTTACACATTAAAAGGTATAGACACACACgtataaaaaacatatttttgtcTACTGTTAGTATTATAATACCAATATTATTAAGtgtaaattagtaatttactaatacaaTGATTAGAAGTTAATttgttatttatgtttttttctaacTAAATCGATCTACGATCATCCATTACATTGGGATTGCTCAATATTCAtcgaaaaagcaaaaaaaaaaagagaaaagaagatttAGTTACTGTTAAATGATGATTATATTCTCTGCACCTATTTTGACAGTAATATCCCTCCACATTTCTATTAACGTTAATTGGTGTGATAATATAAACTAGCTGTGTGAcccacgcaattgcgcggctagtagccaaacaaaatcatataattttcagtatgattttacttaagatttattaaatagctatcctcgtatttctaattatataatttttaaaagtcacaccagctgctaccccttacttctctCATATCCTTCTTATTTGTTTGCTCGGtctatcactatttctattcattctcctttaAACCTCTAAAAATTGGAacttatatatagttttttgagtttattatctcgttgagtttcgtttttataatttctagaagtcccgtcaaacgctgccattatactcctttaCGTCCTGTCtactctcttttctctttattgtcattgggattttataaattgaacataattattgttcgggtaccgtcagcggctttgccattgtactcctttatggCTCGTCCGTTGCCTCCCTTCCTTATTGTTATTAAGATTTTAAAGTCGATCATGATTATCAttgtcttttttactttttagaagttccgaacctttaaaaattggaccttgtagtttttagagtttattgtattgttgggtttcatttttttataatttttagaagacCCATCAAACAATGCCACTATACAcctctacggcccatccgcCACCTATTCTTctttgggattctaaaaatcgaacataactatcgttgtaattcattttgtattttatacaagtcccgtcaaccgtcggtGCCTCTGCAACtgtactcctatacaccccacacgctgcttctcctttttattctcattgagattttaaaaatcaaatatgattatcaatggggttttttttactttctaggaGTCCCGGCAACCATCTTGCTATTTGGTgttttaatcatcattaggattctatttggtgttttactaacagtttttatatgtcgtatcaactgCTACCACTCTAATcttttataggcatgttacttaatttatctcgtcatgtgttttagatggtctttttttaatagtctttattttttatcatcattttttgttatttataaattatatccctaattgaaatcttttttctttttctaatttcagaatttattttttttcaaattttaattaataccgtatagtgttcttttaatatttttttttgaattttagttgtttcaaaattatattcctactttaacttttcttttctatttgctaattttggttttttttatttttattccgaacattaactaatctcgtattgggttcttatatggactcttctctcaatattccttatttttaattccgaatttcagctatttgtaaattgtattcctacttggactcttcttttattttcaaatttcagattttattttatttttatttcgaatttgtattaatctcgtattgggttcttatatggaaacttctttcaatatagcttatttttaattccgaattttagctatttttagattgtatttgtACTTGgattcaccttttcttttttttctttttctccgattaatgtgggaatttctagcccccacagcgaacgtggtgcctcctttcaaagctgttttaatactataactagctgggtggcccacgcaattgcgtggctagcacccaaacaaaatcatatcttTTAGTacgattttacttaaaatttattaaatagctatctcattgtcttaagattttgaaaaaccaaaccttatcattctcttgtttctaattatatagttttaaaatcacaccagttgctaccccttatgtcatctcgttctttatttgcttgctcgatctatcactatttttatttattcttcttggaacctttaaaaattggattttatagtttttagagtttattgtcatgttgggtttctttttataatttctagatgcccccatcaaacgttgccattatactcctctacagcacgtccactgtctcttctctttattgtcattgagatttaaaaaatcgaacataattgtcgtttgggttcatttttactttctagaagtcctgccaaACCATCAGcagctttgccattgtactcctctacggctcacccgctgcctcccttctttattgtcattgagatttttaaaatcaaacatgattatcattgttttttttactttttagaagttctgaacctttaaaaattggacttatagtttcattttttataatttttagaagtgcCATCAAatgatgccactatgcccctctacagcccaTCCGtcacctactctttattgtcattgtgattctaaaaatcgaacataactatcgttggaattcattttttattttctagaagtcccgtcaaccgccGGCGGCTCtacaactatactcttatacaccccgcccactgcttctcctttttattgtcattgagattttaaaattcgaatatgattatcaatggtttttttttttctttgtagaagtcccatcaaccgtcttacttgtttgcttcacggtCTACCTGAAGTCCccccttttaatcgtcattaggattctatttggtgttttattaacaacttttatatgttgtatcaatcgccaccactctactcctttataggcatgttacttaatttatctcgttatgcgttttagatggtcttttctttcaatagtctttatttttattacaaattttagttatttataaattgtattcctaattgaaatattatttttctttttctaatttcagaatttatttttttaaaaaaatagttaataccgtatcgtgttcttttaatgttttaattttttattttcaatttcagttgtttcaaaattgtatttctacttgaactctccttttatttttctaatttttgatattattttatttttttgttttttctaatttttgatattattttattttttttatctcgtattgggttcttatatggattcttctttcaatattgcttatttttaattccgaatttcaggtaattttaaattgtattcctacttgagctcttcttttattttcttttgctaattttggatttatttttatttttatttcaaattttaattaatctcgtattgggtttttatatggacccttcttttaatattccttatttttaattccgaatttcagctatttttaaattgttttcctacttggactctcctttccttttctaattttggattttattttatttttatttcgaattttgattaatctcgtattgggttcttatttgaaaacttctttcaatattgcttatttttaattctgaatttcagctatttttaaattgtattatgctctaatgtgggaatttctaaccCCCACAAcaaacgtggtgcctccttttgcCCCGCGCAATCGCGcagctagcacccaaacaaaatcatatatttttcagtatgattttacttaagatttattaaatagctatcctCGTAtgtctaattatatagttttgaaaagtcacaccagctgctaccccttacttctgtcatatccttcttttgtttcctcggtctaccactatttctattcattctccttgaaacctcttaaaattggatcttatagctTCTTGAGTTTATTatctcgttgggtttcgtttttataatttctagaagtcccgtcaaacgctgccattatactcctctaagGCCCGTCcactctcttttctctttattgtcattgggattttacaaatcgaacataattatcgtccgggttcatttttttactttctataagtcccgccaaaccgttagcggctttgccattgtactcctttatggctcgcccgctgcctcctttgagattttaaaatgcatcatgattatcattgttttatttttactttttagaagttccgaacctttaaaaattggaccttgtagtttttagagtttattgtcttgttgggtttcattttttatagtttcagaagtcccgtcaaacgatgccactatacaCCTCTACGGCCCATCTGCCGCCTATTCTTTATtttcattgggattctaaaatcgaacataactatcgttggaatttattttttattttctaaaagtctgctaaccgtcggcggctctgcaactatactcctatacaccctgcacgctgcttctcctttttattctcattgagattttaaaaatcgaatatgtttatcaattgggttttttttttactttctagaagccCCGGCAACCGTCTTgctcgtccctccttttaatcatcattaggattctatttggtgttttactaacaatttttatatatcgTATCAACTGCCACCactattcctaattgaaatcttttttttctttttctaatttattttttaattaataccgtatagtgttttttaatacttttatttttttttatgttttgaatttcagttgaactctcttttattttttttactaattttgaatattttttattctgaattttaattaatctcatattggtttcttatatggattcttctttcgctattacttatttttaatttcgtaTTTCAGttgattttaaattgtattcctattttaagtttttttctttttgctaatttcgagtttttttatttttattccgaatattaactaatctcgtattgggttcttatatggactcttctctcaatatttcttatttttaattccgaatttcagctatttttaaattgtattcttacttggactctccttttattttataatttcggattttattttatttttatttcgaattggtattaatctcgtattgggttgtTATATGAAAACTCTTTtctatattgcttatttttaattccgaatttcagctatttttagattgtatttatACTTGgactcttattttctttttttttctttttctccgattaatgtgggaatttctagcccccacagcgaacgtggtgtctcctttcaaagttgttttaataatataactagctgggtggcccgcgcaattgcgcggctagcacccaaacaaaatcatatattttttagtatgattttacttaaaatttattaaatagctatctcattgtcttaagagtttgaaagaccaaaccttatcatccccgtgtttctaattatatagttttaaaagtcacaccagttgctaccctttatgtcatctccttctttatttgcttgttcaatctaccactatttctattcattcactttggaacctttaaaaattggatcttttagttttagaatttattgtcatgttgggattcgtttttataatttctagacgtcccgtcaaacgttgccattatattTGTGGCCCAtccactgtcttttctctttattgtcattgagattttaaaaatcgaacataattatcatttgggttcattttttactttctagaagtcccgccaaactgTAAGCGGCTTTGCCACTATACTTCTCTACAGCTCGCCCgttgcctcccttctttattgtcattaagattttaaaaacgaacatgattatcattattttttttactttctagaagttccgaacctttaaaaattaaactttatagtttttagagtttattgtcttgttgggttttattttttatatttttagaagtctcgtcaaacaatgccactatgctcctctacggcccatccgccgcctactctttactgtcattgtgattctaaaaatcgaacataaatatcgttggaattcattttttattttctagaagtcccgtcaaccgtcggctgctatgcaactatactcctatacaccccgcccgctgcttctcctttttattgtcattgagattttaaacaTCGAATATTTTTACTtcctagaagtcccggcaatcgccttgctcgtttgcttcacggcctacctgtcgtccctccttttaatcgtcattacgattctatttggtgttttattaacagtttttatatgtcgtatcaaccgccaccactctactcttttataggcctattacttaatttatctcgtcatgtgttttagatggtcttttctttcaatagtctttatttttatcacaaattttagttatttataaattgtattcctaattgaaatcttatttttctttttctaatttcagaatttttttcaaattttaattaatatcgtattgtgttatttaatatttttattttttatttttaattttagttgtttcaaacttgtattcctacttgaactctcttttaatttttctaattttggatattatttttttattttgatttttaattaatctcgtattgggttcttctatggattcttctttcaatattgcttatttttaattccgaatttcagctaattttgaattgtattcctatttgaactcttcttttttttttgctaattttggattttatttttatttttattccaattttaattaatctcatattgggttcttatatggactcttcttttaatattctttatttttatttccgaatttcagctattttacaattgtattcctacttggactaaccttttcttttctaattttggattttattttatttttattttcaattttgattaatctcgtattgggttcttatatggaaatttctttcaatattgcttatttttaatttcgaatttcagctttttttataattttatttctacttggactcttttttttctaattttggattttattttatttttatttcaaattttgattaatctcgtattggattcttatatggaaacttctttcaatattgcttatttttaattccgaatttcagctatttttagattgtatttctacttggactctcgttggactatccttttcttttctaattttggattttattttatttttatttcgaattttgattaatctcgtatttggttcttatatggaaacttctttcaatat
Proteins encoded in this window:
- the LOC127760601 gene encoding MADS-box transcription factor 32, coding for MGRGRSEIKRIENPTQRQSTFYKRRDGLFKKARELAVLCDADLLLLLFSASGKLYHFLSPTVPSVREFVERYEATTHTKVWADIRQERRAELEKVGSMCDLLEKQLRFMTVDDGEEYTVPSLEALEHNLEAAMRKVRSEKDRKIGGEICYLQNIIRGRQEERYGLCDKIAHAQTLKDVECGSTSLSNGLDLKLGFN